One Brassica napus cultivar Da-Ae chromosome A1, Da-Ae, whole genome shotgun sequence genomic region harbors:
- the LOC111199758 gene encoding probable LRR receptor-like serine/threonine-protein kinase At1g07560 isoform X1 produces the protein MKLLYFSSLSLLFLLISIALASPSMSSSSSTASETNSVLTTLPNEVEAMVSLKRSLAIPERLGWESDPCTPSSWEGVTCITNPIGEGFVIYEIDLADKGLKGYISGMITLLQNLNSLNLSSNCLIGEISSLVNTNLVKLDLSDNHLSGTIHSKISSARLELLNLSKNQFTGWFPNELYSILYRGGILDVSGNKGLCGVGIPSLPQCSLWTMVLHSKLFAAAVLILIGLVASTLKLKIAEYDANNPNFLLVVSYGVFRMRVAFYISLFHFLRVVLLYTISDFSVDDSYVLLRLTASEQILFVLCGVCVIVAALRGTWGQAKSYFMSVILCFCLFSMQLYRITNLIKKSFSYSISQKLKSQITIQ, from the exons ATGAAGCTGCtctacttctcttctctctcgctACTCTTTCTTCTGATCAGCATCGCTCTAGCTTCGCCGAGTATGTCTTCCTCTAGCTCTACCGCTTCTGAGACGAACAG CGTTCTTACCACACTACCAAACGaag TTGAGGCTATGGTGTCACTCAAAAGATCCCTAGCTATACCAGAAAGACTTGGCTGGGAGTCAGATCCATGTACTCCTTCCAGCTGGGAAGGAGTGACATGTATCACTAATCCAATTGGTGAAGGCTTCGTAATCTACGAAAT TGACCTTGCAGACAAAGGACTCAAAGGATATATCAGTGGAATGATTACGCTATTGCAAAACTTGAATTCCCT GAACTTGAGTTCCAATTGTCTGATTGGTGAAATTTCGAGTCTAGTAAATACGAACCTGGTTAAACT GGACCTGTCAGACAACCATCTTAGTGGAACAATACATTCAAAGATATCTTCAGCAAGACTAGAGCTGTTGAATCTGAGTAAAAACCAGTTCACTGGATGGTTCCCGAATGagctatattcaattttatatcgTGGGGGTATATTAGA CGTCTCTGGAAACAAGGGTTTATGTGGCGTTGGAATACCAAGTCTTCCTCAGTGTTCACTGTGGACAATGGTTCTCCATAGCAAACTGTTTGCAGCTGCTGTACTGATTCTAATTGGGCTAGTCGCCAGTACCTTGAAGCTGAAAATAGCTGAATATGATGCAA ATAACCCAAACTTTCTATTGGTGGTTTCCTATGGTGTGTTCCGTATGCGAGTAGCATTTTATATCTCCTTATTCCACTTCCTGAGGGTTGTGCTGCTATACACCATCTCAGACTTTAGCGTGGATGACAGCTACGTCCTCTTGCGTTTGACAGCGTCAGAGCAGATTCTCTTCGTCTTATGCGGTGTTTGTGTTATTGTGGCCGCACTAAGGGGTACATGGGGACAAGCAAAAAGCTACTTTATGTCTGTCATTCTCTGCTTCTGCCTTTTCTCAATGCAGCTCTATAGAATCACAAACTTAATAAAGAAGTCCTTCTCTTATTCAATATCACAAAAGctcaaatcacaaatcacaatTCAATAA
- the LOC111199758 gene encoding probable LRR receptor-like serine/threonine-protein kinase At1g07560 isoform X2, producing MVSLKRSLAIPERLGWESDPCTPSSWEGVTCITNPIGEGFVIYEIDLADKGLKGYISGMITLLQNLNSLNLSSNCLIGEISSLVNTNLVKLDLSDNHLSGTIHSKISSARLELLNLSKNQFTGWFPNELYSILYRGGILDVSGNKGLCGVGIPSLPQCSLWTMVLHSKLFAAAVLILIGLVASTLKLKIAEYDANNPNFLLVVSYGVFRMRVAFYISLFHFLRVVLLYTISDFSVDDSYVLLRLTASEQILFVLCGVCVIVAALRGTWGQAKSYFMSVILCFCLFSMQLYRITNLIKKSFSYSISQKLKSQITIQ from the exons ATGGTGTCACTCAAAAGATCCCTAGCTATACCAGAAAGACTTGGCTGGGAGTCAGATCCATGTACTCCTTCCAGCTGGGAAGGAGTGACATGTATCACTAATCCAATTGGTGAAGGCTTCGTAATCTACGAAAT TGACCTTGCAGACAAAGGACTCAAAGGATATATCAGTGGAATGATTACGCTATTGCAAAACTTGAATTCCCT GAACTTGAGTTCCAATTGTCTGATTGGTGAAATTTCGAGTCTAGTAAATACGAACCTGGTTAAACT GGACCTGTCAGACAACCATCTTAGTGGAACAATACATTCAAAGATATCTTCAGCAAGACTAGAGCTGTTGAATCTGAGTAAAAACCAGTTCACTGGATGGTTCCCGAATGagctatattcaattttatatcgTGGGGGTATATTAGA CGTCTCTGGAAACAAGGGTTTATGTGGCGTTGGAATACCAAGTCTTCCTCAGTGTTCACTGTGGACAATGGTTCTCCATAGCAAACTGTTTGCAGCTGCTGTACTGATTCTAATTGGGCTAGTCGCCAGTACCTTGAAGCTGAAAATAGCTGAATATGATGCAA ATAACCCAAACTTTCTATTGGTGGTTTCCTATGGTGTGTTCCGTATGCGAGTAGCATTTTATATCTCCTTATTCCACTTCCTGAGGGTTGTGCTGCTATACACCATCTCAGACTTTAGCGTGGATGACAGCTACGTCCTCTTGCGTTTGACAGCGTCAGAGCAGATTCTCTTCGTCTTATGCGGTGTTTGTGTTATTGTGGCCGCACTAAGGGGTACATGGGGACAAGCAAAAAGCTACTTTATGTCTGTCATTCTCTGCTTCTGCCTTTTCTCAATGCAGCTCTATAGAATCACAAACTTAATAAAGAAGTCCTTCTCTTATTCAATATCACAAAAGctcaaatcacaaatcacaatTCAATAA